One Drechmeria coniospora strain ARSEF 6962 chromosome 01, whole genome shotgun sequence genomic region harbors:
- a CDS encoding Protein kinase-like protein yields MYEDDALNKLGVVGEWIWGDDEETAVFAQAYGHGRTLIFQFASDQGRPFSLPSRIVNCYHDVQVTDPNASFADRPSMRAALWLALSSIWPDCIESPQTAGSDVIIDVGDAGSEEPEPQISWVARHDARFNDYLDILSPIDQLSLQQPTDTIDFKALVRQNQLGGRGCATLVTTASCPQSQFVFKGIDFRTYLIDYESGHILDQVKTFYRAVKLVDGMPHHPNVKVPAPTLVTIRKPGDHTELVCGTLEAFFPGGTLKRHIEEFNTAGQRIPLSQKVLWCHQMAAAVAHTHLVAHTYHMDIKPGNFLIDENQKLVLIDWEQNDAPATTAAPEIDGSWDVEQSADGSLLYTKYAGPERRNMPDTTPGQRGWNVWNCFPVWAERCPKAAELAEVFSVGRCMWMLLRQPETDFEGIENTQDILEDWTGCEDIPESFKRAVEKCVDHDPNKRMGLEELVAFWENAKQAVEA; encoded by the coding sequence ATGTACGAAGACGACGCATTGAACAAGCTCGGAGTCGTCGGTGAATGGATTtggggcgacgacgaggaaacCGCTGTCTTTGCCCAAGCATACGGTCATGGCAGGACTCTCATCTTCCAGTTCGCATCCGATCAAGGACGGCCTTTCAGCTTGCCATCTCGGATCGTCAACTGCTACCACGACGTCCAAGTTACCGACCCAAACGCTTCATTCGCCGATCGACCATCTATGCGCGCTGCACTGTGGTTGGCGTTATCTTCCATTTGGCCAGATTGCATCGAGAGCCCGCAGACGGCGGGCTCCGATGTCATCATCGACGTAGGCGATGCTGGTTCAGAGGAGCCGGAGCCCCAAATCTCCTGGGTTGCCCGTCACGATGCTCGGTTCAACGATTACCTTGACATCCTTTCGCCAATTGACCAACTTTCTCTTCAGCAACCCACGGATACTATTGACTTCAAGGCCCTAGTCCGGCAAAACCAGCTCGGCGGAAGGGGCTGCGCAACGCTCGTCACAACGGCGTCGTGCCCTCAATCTCAATTCGTCTTCAAAGGTATTGACTTTAGAACCTACCTCATCGATTATGAAAGTGGCCATATTTTAGACCAAGTGAAAACCTTTTACCGCGCTGTCAAGCTAGTCGATGGAATGCCTCATCATCCAAACGTCAAGGTTCCTGCCCCAACCTTGGTCACTATACGCAAGCCCGGGGACCATACTGAGCTTGTTTGCGGCACCCTTGAGGCTTTCTTCCCTGGCGGCACCCTTAAACGCCATATTGAAGAGTTCAATACCGCTGGTCAGCGAATCCCATTGTCTCAAAAAGTGCTCTGGTGCCATCAAATGGCTGCAGCCGTGGCGCACACTCACCTGGTCGCCCACACCTACCACATGGACATCAAACCTGGAAACTTTCTTATCGACGAAAACCAGAAGCTCGTACTCATCGATTGGGAACAAAATGACGCCcccgccacgacggcggctccGGAAATCGACGGCAGCTGGGATGTCGAGCAATCGGCTGATGGTTCACTCTTGTACACAAAGTACGCAGGTCCCGAGCGGCGCAACATGCCCGATACAACGCCTGGACAACGCGGCTGGAATGTCTGGAATTGTTTTCCAGTATGGGCTGAGCGGTGCCCAAAAGCGGCCGAACTGGCCGAGGTCTTCAGCGTTGGCCGGTGCATGTGGATGCTTCTACGCCAGCCAGAAACAGATTTTGAAGGAATCGAGAACACACAGGACATACTGGAGGATTGGACAGGATGCGAAGATATCCCGGAATCCTTCAAGCGGGCAGTAGAGAAATGCGTGGACCACGACCCAAACAAGCGCATGGGATTGGAGGAGCTCGTTGCCTTTTGGGAAAATGCTAAGCAGGCGGTGGAGGCCTAA